A genome region from Festucalex cinctus isolate MCC-2025b chromosome 17, RoL_Fcin_1.0, whole genome shotgun sequence includes the following:
- the tbx21 gene encoding T-box transcription factor TBX21, with the protein MGGTGGNLYLSMLTGAAEAHSLPKTPEVNGHPHRGGGAAKDPAELKMGIPDARFYYSDSLAGGQDALALQYHSEQALGGFGAAQPPRFYAQTLGGCAYAGADSPQRGAARPGYNGGDGFPAVGKDAYPPPSPDGFGAMAAAAAVAVAGYQRAALYPLPGLQLCGKTQALLNNYPLWAKFHKFHTEMIITKHGRRMFPFLSFNISSLDPSAHYNVYVDVVLADQHHWRYQGGKWVQCGKAEGNMPGNRMYVHPDSPNTGAHWMRQEVSFSKLKLTNNKGASNNVAQMIVLQSLHKYQPRLHVVEVKEDVSDDAFPASKSQTFVFPETQFIAVTAYQNADITQLKIDHNPFAKGFRDSYDTLYAPPDPERLTPSPTENQPLLPGGCYTPAYLSESYISPLPQSRFYGREAAVGGQQHKDPSSSPGPHWYLPSQQAVAPNRLDFASSFDSDFSGNALYKPFPLQTPPHPALSYYPEHPFTSGGVSTTAGWSPARAPPQYLASKPAPSLAWFRPLSSSPSSPGNARAHAAPLHPAPPEPLPLADKGKDEQHWLEPPSVKSPGSADSAPFEGDVKKRRVSPYTSSTENSPPPNRGAQLCDKDADYFGYYTH; encoded by the exons ATGGGCGGCACGGGTGGCAACCTCTACCTCAGCATGTTGACCGGCGCCGCCGAGGCGCACAGCCTGCCAAAGACCCCCGAGGTCAACGGACACCCGCACCGCGGCGGCGGGGCTGCCAAGGACCCGGCCGAGCTCAAGATGGGCATCCCGGACGCGCGTTTCTACTACTCGGACTCCCTCGCGGGCGGCCAGGACGCCCTGGCGTTGCAGTACCACTCGGAGCAGGCGCTCGGCGGCTTCGGCGCAGCGCAGCCGCCTCGCTTTTACGCGCAGACGCTCGGCGGCTGCGCGTACGCCGGCGCCGACTCGCCGCAAAGGGGCGCCGCCCGGCCGGGCTATAACGGCGGGGACGGCTTCCCGGCGGTGGGTAAGGACGCGTACCCGCCGCCCTCGCCGGACGGCTTCGGGgcgatggcggcggcggcggcggtggcggtggcgggCTACCAGCGGGCCGCCCTCTACCCGCTGCCCGGCTTGCAGCTGTGCGGGAAGACGCAGGCGCTGCTCAACAACTACCCGCTGTGGGCAAAGTTCCACAAGTTCCACACTGAGATGATCATCACCAAGCACGGCAG GAGGATGTTCCCATTCCTAAGCTTCAACATCAGCTCACTGGACCCGTCGGCCCACTACAACGTGTACGTGGACGTGGTTCTGGCCGACCAGCACCACTGGCGCTACCAGGGCGGCAAGTGGGTGCAGTGCGGCAAAGCGGAGGGCAACATGCCAG GAAACAGAATGTACGTGCACCCCGATTCTCCCAACACAGGCGCCCACTGGATGAGACAGGAAGTGTCCTTCAGTAAGCTCAAGCTCACCAACAACAAGGGCGCAAGTAACAATGTGGCACAG aTGATCGTGCTGCAGTCCCTGCACAAGTACCAGCCGCGTCTGCACGTGGTGGAGGTGAAGGAGGACGTCAGCGATGACGCCTTCCCCGCGTCCAAATCGCAAACGTTCGTCTTTCCCGAGACGCAGTTCATCGCCGTTACCGCCTACCAGAACGCCGAC ATCACGCAGTTAAAAATAGACCATAACCCCTTTGCCAAAGGTTTTCGGGACAGTTACGACAC TTTGTACGCACCGCCCGACCCCGAGCGCCTCACCCCCTCCCCCACGGAGAACCAGCCACTCCTGCCTGGGGGCTGCTACACTCCGGCCTACCTGTCGGAGTCCTATATCAGCCCCCTGCCCCAGAGCCGCTTCTACGGCCGGGAAGCGGCGGTGGGCGGCCAGCAGCACAAGGACCCTTCCTCCAGCCCGGGGCCCCACTGGTACCTGCCGTCGCAGCAGGCCGTGGCCCCGAACCGTCTGGACTTCGCGTCGTCCTTTGACAGCGACTTCTCCGGCAACGCCCTCTACAAGCCCTTCCCCCTGCAGACCCCCCCGCACCCAGCCCTCAGCTACTACCCCGAGCACCCTTTCACCTCCGGCGGCGTGTCCACCACGGCGGGATGGTCCCCCGCCCGGGCCCCGCCCCAGTATCTGGCCAGCAAGCCGGCCCCTAGCCTGGCTTGGTTCCGCCCGCTGTCCTCGTCGCCGTCGTCGCCCGGTAACGCCAGAGCGCACGCCGCCCCCCTGCACCCCGCCCCGCCGGAGCCCCTCCCCCTGGCCGACAAGGGCAAAGACGAGCAGCACTGGCTGGAGCCGCCCTCGGTCAAGTCGCCCGGCTCGGCGGACTCGGCCCCGTTTGAGGGCGACGTCAAGAAGAGGCGGGTGTCGCCCTACACGTCCAGCACTGAGAACTCGCCGCCGCCCAATCGCGGGGCACAGCTGTGCGACAAAGACGCCGATTACTTCGGTTATTACACACACTGA